The region TTTtcaaacatgagaaaaataCATTGAATTGGATGTTTCTCTTTCAATTATGGTCCGCTTATATTTAATTACAATAGTAATTTAAAGCAGGTACCAGCTAGAgatctttatttcttttattttttttttaaatcttccGGTCCTTAATTTAGTTAGTTTTGTATACTAGTTTAATCTTCAttcatatcctttttttttccacttgaaTTCTGGCCTCTGATATTGAAATATCCGATTCTGCCCTGAGAAGACAAATGAAATACATCCTTACCGGCCAGAACTTTGCAAAAGACACTGGAAGCTTGGAGACAATTGCACTTTATGCCATACCAATCCCGCATCTGATCTTAATTGAACCTGTTACGAGAGCACACGTCGTTTTTAGGTGCATATTTGTTGGTGTcgtcatagttattaaacccggacggtccggcgggtcgacccgatGGCTAGACCGGTTCGGATTAGGAGAAAGACCGATAAATGCAAAAAACCGGCAAGACCGGGTCGACCCATGACCCGGTTGACCCGAGCAAACCCGGACGAGACCCGGTGTTTGTAATGCAAAAACTGTCATTTGCGAAATCAAAACTCGATTCATGTACaccaatcaacctaatatttaaATCCCGCAGAAACTAATAGATCTGAGTCAAACTTGGAAACGAAACACATGAAACTTAAATAACGAGCTCTGCAAGTTATTACCGACTCAGGGGAAGAGCGGGAGAGAGGAGAAGGAGGGAAATGAAGGCGAGGAAAGGAAGTGATCGAGCAGTGGTTGCTGAGGACATGGCGATCGCTAGTGAAAGTGAGATCTGATGGAGAGAgcggttttttttcctttcagatAGAGAGAGAGCTGGGGGGGTGCAGATTGAAGAGACAGTAATTATCTAAGTTACGtgtagggtttttattttaatccattaaattaattactttagtttttttattgaaaaaaattataagtacataaagtttattttacagtttataataataagaaatgaaCTGAATCATAAGAGTTTTTTCACACTTTCAATGtaaagaaattatgttttttaaatatgaaataaaaaaattttgatttaaatacttcaacttaaaagtaTAATATAAGATCTTTTCAATATacgataaaaaactttttaaaatattttttaaaactttataatttacaacatgtatagcaTATAttcacattgattttttttttaattttttcatataaaatatgaaatttttatttttttaatttctctggGCTGACCTGGGTTGACCCATAAAACCCGAGACCCGGTCACTTGATCGGGTCAACCTCCATACCGGGTTTCATAACTATGGGTGTTatgaaaattcttaatttttttattagatgaatgatgatattaaaaaataaaaaatattatttaaatatatttttaataaaaaaatattttgaaaaagaaacttATGCGATACAAACAACGGTAaaaaccaaggttgtcaattccattTTGTTTCGCCCGAAATAGCCGAAACATTCCATGCCAATTCGAAAAACAGaacaaatttcatttcattttaaatctcggtccgttctgGATTTTTCAGCTAAATTCAGCCCGGAACGTTCTGGTTTCATTCCatatgttccgttccgctcttaaAAAgctattgaatcaaattgaaccttattcaatttaattaattaaatcacccaattataaaaagctttttttcattactattttcaataacaatgatattaataataatattgaaaattattattactattttcattaacaatgatattaattttttaaaattagatttatcactaatatatatagtttatattcaagttatttttttcatgtttatactttgtaggaatttgagcaaaacaagggatgttttagatttcattagccttgataacattaacctaactttatatttaaaatatttgtgttaaaacattttactttcataatattttgatattttaattaaattgaattactttaagctaaagatctatttaatcttgacaatttagaaatattttaaattttaaaattatatttgtttgatattgtgtttgtattgcataatttataattaatttatcttgaatttaaattatatttgttgaatatatatatataaacagtacaACTTTAAAACCacatatcaaaatatttcaaaattaaaatatttcatcccaattaaaaaaataaaatatctatcaaaataaaatttacaaccTTTAACTAAAAACCACTTATCTAAAATAGTGGACCCACGGGAAACTAAATCTGCCCTTAATCAATTGGTGAAGGCACAAAGACTTTTCTAGAACAATGACTGTATCCTTCGTACACTTCATGCTCATACCCAAAAATGTCCCTCAGTGCAGTGGGCTATCTGGCCCATTCCAGAATGGACATTGCTTGCACATCAAAATCCCTTAACAGTTCCAGAAAGATCGCTACTCTCCATCTTCCCTTGCTTGAAGCCTCTCGAACCTGCCACTTAAAATGGATGCTTAGCAAAATACCCCTTTTCTGTTCCTATAAATGGCTTTCTCATTCATCAATTCATACCAAGAACAAGAAACACAAACATTCAGCTCTAATTCTACAATCAGCTAGCTTTCACGTTGCAAACCTTGTTTTCCCTTTCCTCTCAAATACCTCaacaagaaaccaagaaaatgtCTCTCGTCCCAAGCTCCCTCTTTGGTGGCCGAAGAACCAACGTCTTTGATCCTTTCTCTCTTGACATCTGGGACCCTTTCCAGGACTTTCCCTTCACAAGCACGGCCCTATCAGCCCCACGTTCAGAGGTCGCCAAAGAAACATCAGCATTTGCCAGCACACGCATAGACTGGAAGGAGACCCCAGAGGCTCATGTTTTCAAGGCTGATCTTCCAGGGCTGAAAAAAGAGGAAGTGAAAGTGGAGATAGAGGAAGGTAAGGTTTTACAAATAAGTGGAGAGAGAAgcaaagagaaggaagagaaaaatgacAAGTGGCATAGAGTTGAGAGATCGAGTGGTAAGTTCTTGAGGAGGTTCAGATTGCCTGAGAATGCTAAAGCTGATCAGGTGAAGGCTAGTATGGAAAACGGGGTCTTGACAGTGACTGTGCCTAAAGAGGAAGTCAAGAAGCCTGATGTTAAGTCCATTGAGATCTCCGGCTGAGACTCTACAGAGCATCAAGGGACCTTTTGTGGAGTGTTGTAGTGAGTCATGgatatttcaaataaacaaatagaattGCGTGTGAAAGACTCGTGGAATGGGATAAAGTGATGTGTTTATGTGCTTTGTTTCTTGTGTGCTACTGAGTTTCTGCTttaataaaattgtgttttgttgttCTTGTTTCTTCGATAGAAAATCTCAATACAAGTCGAGAGTCCTGCATTAGCTAACCAATCTGCACTGCGATTTCTATCCCTATAGGTATGGGAAACTCGAGCCTCCATATCTTTCTGAAGCAAAAGATTAAgctctttaaaataaaagcGGTTCCCAACcagagaagaggaggaagcTTTGATGGCATTAATCAGAACAGCCAAGTCCATCTGTAGACAAGAAAGAAATCCAAGTTGCCGCGCTAATCTATAAACAGCCCGCCAGATTTCTAAATTAAACGAAGAACACTCCCAAATTCGCAATAAAACCATGCAGCCATTGTCCATTTCCATCACGAATGAGATCTCCTGCACAAGCTAAACCTGGACAAGACTAGCTCGATTTGTAATTCACTCGCACCCACCCACCCTCCCTTAGGTTTAGCCAAGCTAATAAGGATCTCCCTTTTCAGCCCATTGTTGCTAGCAAAATTATCACTACCAGCCAAGATTCCAGAGAACCCATCATAAAGCTCTCCCGCTCTGCTCGCTCGACCAATTTATGTGAAATAGCTTTGGCTCTCCAACAATCTCCAAGATCATGGAGCACGTACGCTTTCCTTGGTACTGGGATAATCAATACAGCATGGTGAATCTACATGATGTCTTTGATGCCGCAAGCTTTAAGTGTTGGTATAAAATTGCAATTGTTTAGTGTAAAgcaaaatattcaaaactaatAACCGGATAATCTACAACATTTTCTCTCTCGATGTATAGCTAGGTTAGGCTCAAGTAAGTACACCTACTTTGCTGTtaatcttcctttttctttctttctcctacTACAGTTTTTTAATTCTTCCCGTTCCATGTTCATTTATgactttgatgtgtttttttccgGTTCTCTTCTAAATGCTGCTAATAATCGAAGTATTTTGTAAAGCACCCTCATTCTTGAGTTTATATTACTCAACGTGTTCAGTCATCAGTGTGGTGTATTACTGATGGGTTCTAAAttccaaaatgttttttaggtttttttttttaggatttttttgtgtattttaaaggattttttaaatctattttatttgaattcatcaattaagattctttaaattacattaaaaatcaatcataaatttaaattagaagggaaaaaactactaaatattgaaaaaattgacatattatcaaaataatctaataattaTGTCCAATTGCTAAACAAATTACAAAGGTTACTatgaaaaaagttaaattatcaataaataaaatgaaaaattatcctGAATCAGAATCAACAGTTTTTGAAACATTTGCATAACATGAGATTTAATGATATCTCTGCACAACTCGGACAAGAGTGAACTCGTCGCGGTTGATGTTTCAAATTCAATCTCGCTTGTGAGCTTTAGACCTATCCGTCGCCATTTCCCATTTGCAGATTGTAAGGCTGAACTCTACGGTAGGATCAGATCTTAAAGTAAGTTGTAAGGCTACAAATACCAGGTCCACCTTCCGCCTTGTGTCCAGAATTTCAAAAGGCCTAGAAACCATGATCCGAGGTCCAGTTCCAAATCCCAACTCTGTCCGTGTCCAAAATCCTCCACACAGTGCCGGCTCTGCCACGGACATTTTCTCAGATCGCTGCAACCCACAACTAACGCTCCAATACCTCGATCAACCTTATTTAAGGATAA is a window of Populus nigra chromosome 10, ddPopNigr1.1, whole genome shotgun sequence DNA encoding:
- the LOC133704826 gene encoding 18.1 kDa class I heat shock protein-like, which codes for MSLVPSSLFGGRRTNVFDPFSLDIWDPFQDFPFTSTALSAPRSEVAKETSAFASTRIDWKETPEAHVFKADLPGLKKEEVKVEIEEGKVLQISGERSKEKEEKNDKWHRVERSSGKFLRRFRLPENAKADQVKASMENGVLTVTVPKEEVKKPDVKSIEISG